A segment of the Gracilinanus agilis isolate LMUSP501 unplaced genomic scaffold, AgileGrace unplaced_scaffold2413, whole genome shotgun sequence genome:
GCCTCCACCGCGGGCCTCTTGGTCTATTTCACCAAGTCCGTTTCCAAGGTGAGTCCTGGGAGGCAGGGAGCGGGCGGGGCAGGGAGATTCTGGCCCAGGGACCTTGCAGGGCGGGGCTCTCGCCTATTCTGCGCCGCCTAGACCTAGACCTAGACGGGGGCCCCAGCTCTGCCTTCCGAGAAGTCTGGGGGCTGCAGCCAGACCGGGCGGGCGGAGGGCGGCCAGGTCTCGCTTCTCTCGGGCGCCTTGGTCTGTGGACGTCCCGGCAGCCCCTCGGCGGCCCCGACCTCGAGCATCCCGGGCCGGGCCAAAGGGCTAATAAGGGAAAATGAAAGCAAACCCCGCGGCCCGAAACAAGGCGATTCCCGAGTAAGCTCAGAGCAAAACAAGGCAGCAGGCGGGCCCTGTGACTAGCGGGTCAAGGGTCACCGCCCCTATCGGGTAGGTAGGATCGCCTGGGAGCTGTGATCTCCAAATCCCGCCCTTCTTGGGCTCGAAGTGCCCTCCGGTGCCCTCCATTTCCACCTTCTCATTTAACCCCGGGAAATGGACTCTCAACGTGCACAGATAGTAACAGAGCcaagattagaacccaagtcctttgactccaaatccagccccTCCCTGCCTCTTGCACGACCAGCAGAAGAGGTGGCTCAAACTGGGGAGCCGGGTGTCCCCCAAGGGACCATGAAGcgtttttggtttgggttttattttatttcttaaactttCCTTCCTGTAAGCCAGCAGGGCAGCCAAAGGCtaggcttgggggggggggggcaagtgatttgtccatgctCACCCAGCTAGAAcctgtcagaggtcagatttgaacccaggtcctcggGATTCCAGATCGGCTGCTCTCCCCACTGTACTACCTGGGTGTCCTAAGCATTCAGGTCTCTGAGGCTGTTCCCCTACCTCGGTTCTTTTCTGGCTGGAGCCCTGCTCACCTCAGCTTATTACAAAAGAGACTAGTCCTTCCGGGCCTGCTACCCTCAGCCCCGGGGCTTGTTGCTCCTCGGGTGGCAGCTGGGAGACCTTCCTCAGGCAGCGGCACTTCCTCCAGAGGAGCCACCAGCAGCAGCTCCCCTGCTAAGTACTCGGGTTCATAAATCTTCAGCACTGTTTTCTTTGCCTAGGAAAGGGCCCGGGGTTGGGGGGGGTTCATTGTTCCTCGTGGGTCTCCTGCTGGGTCTCCCTCAGGAACTGTGATCCGTTCGTGCCAGGCTACTCAGCTGAGCTTTCCTCTAGCTTAGAAGACACTACTTCATTGGTCCCTCTTTTCCACTCTTGATCAAGGGACCTCTGGAGCCTTGGCTCATAGCCTGGCTTATCTGCTCCATTTAGACTTGCTGCTGGCTGATGCTCCCGTGACACGGACTCTTGCCCTTCTCCAAAGGGTGGCTCAGGGTGAGCCTGGCTCTTTGGGGGTTTCACTCCTCCCCCTGAACCAGCCTGGCAGCCTGGCTCACTGTTTCCATTCATCTTGACACTCCTCTTCCAGAGCACCTGAGCCTGGGTGGGCAAATGCCCACCCCCTTCCTAAGCCCTGCTGCCCCTCTCCTCGCCAGCGGGCAGGCGGGCACCCTGGCCGCCTCAGACTGCCTCGGCAGCACTCGCCCCTCCTCAACCACTGGCTGGTTCCTCGCCGCCCTCCACGTTTGCGAGGCTAGGACAAGGCATTGTCTGTCCACTCCGCTTGACAGTAAACTGTGGCAGAATGAAGAGACCCGACACAGAGATCAGAGCCCTGGGGAGGCCGCGGCAATTTGGCCAGCagctccctttccttccctgaggcgccctccttttcctcctgaCACTAAGGTTCTCCGAGCCTAGGGCCACAAAGCTGGGCCCGAGAGCCAGAGCTTCTGGCGACCAGCTCCAGGATCTCTTCCATTTGGGGCGAGGGGAACCTGGCCAGTCCTGGCTAGTCGTTCCACGCGGTATCTGGGGAAACCTTGGAAGTTACCCAGCCCAGGAACTGTCTCCTTTCCCTGTTCCCACCTGGCCAGGCACACACTTTTGGCCTAGTCCCAGAGTTGTTAGCAGCAGCCCCTCCTTAGCCTGGGTTTGGCTCTGACTTCCTTCTCCACCCCCATCCCCGTATTGCTGCCCCAGCAAGCTTTGCCTCTCCCAGCCTGCCCAGGCTCCCAGCTGCTGCAGAGCCTTACCTTATGGTTCCTGCCACTTGCTCTCTGGGTCACTTCTGACTTGGGCATGTCGGGAGAGActgtctccttttaaaaaatggatcgagagccaggcctagagacgcgAGGTcccggctgggtgaccctgggccagtcacttaacccccccactgcccagccctcaccgctcttctgccttagaaccagtatgcaggattgcttctaagacagaaggtgagggtttgatACCTTGATTTATCCCAGTCAGCGAGCACTAACTgcgcacctactatgttccaagcactagACTAAGCccggggaatacaaagaaaaacaaccttggtccctgccctcaaggagccccctattctaatgggggaggccaCACACAAGCAACTATGGACATACAGGACACAGGCAGGGCAAATGGGCCTAACATTAGGGGGATCCGGAGAGATGAAGAAGCCTCGCCCAGCCACGCCATTCCTTGGCTGCTTTTCTTTATTATGATGGGATACAGCTCATTTGAATATCAAAGGCATCCATGGCACTTACTATTGATTAAAATGTTAGGTTAGCTTCCCCGGTTACTCTAGGCACAGTGGACCTAGGGATTGGTCCATCGGACATGAGTCAAAGCCcgcttctcccttcttctcattCTCTAAGACACCAGAAGCTATAAGATCAAGAGCTGAATGGCCCCTTAGAGCTCAATGAGTCTTTAaggtcttcattttacagatgaggaaactgaggcccagagcaaAGTAAatatccaaggtcacccagagtAAGTAGTGAGGCTGGGATTTGGCCTCGTGTCCTCGACCCCAAATCCAGTCCAGTTCTGCTCTCTCTCtagtaggtgctcagtaaatgctTGGTGATAAGGACCATTTGCTGGTTGCCTTCACGCCAAAGGGAGGGTCTCTGTCCATGTCTCCTTTCCTGGATTTCCTGCCTCCTCCCTTCACTAACATGGCTATCTTTCAGTCTTTGGGCTGTCTCTCTGATCCTGAGGGGCTCTGTTGGGGCCTTGGCTGAAGGAGAACAATACCTGTGAAAGTAGCTGGTGCTTCCATTAGCATTTGGGGGGGCCTGCTCATTGCCAGGCCCGTATGGGGTACAGGGTGAGAGTGGGTGGGGAGGGGTCAGGGAAGGCAGCAGAGAAGCCCAAGACCCGGTCCTAGTCAAAGGGAGGACCAGCACAAACTTCCAGATCAAACTGTTTGGTTCCTACCAAGGAGCCGGACCGACTGAGCGCCCCTGGGGGAAAGGCCGACTGGCTCCTGCTTCCTCGGCTGGCTCACTGGCCTGACGTGCTCGTTCCCTATCCCTTTGGGCCTCTTGGCACAGGAGGAATCCAGGCTCTGGGACTTGGGAACACAGTGCTAGGTCAGTCCTGCTGTTCCTGTCTTGGGACAGTCTAGTAGGCCACAGGCTCCATCAGAGCCTTCACGTCCTCATAGCCTGTTCTCGGGGGCCGAGAACTATTAGCGGAGCTCTGGCTTATGAGTTGTGCTGCCTGGGAGGAGGCCTAGACTGGTGGGCAGAGTGTCTGCCAGGAAGTTTGGCTGTGGCTGGCATGGCACAGGGACAGTTAGGCAGGGTTGAGGCTGGGGCAGTGGTCGGGAGGCAGATGGGGCGACGTGGTGGAGGGTGCGTGAGATCTGGAGTCCGAGGAAGCCTGGCTTCTTAATCTGCCTTAGCCACTTAGACCTGAGCGAGGATCTTCCTAACCCAGGACTAATCTTGGCTTGTTGAGAGAGTCCCGGAAATTGTAACTGCATCTGCAGGTGCCACCCGTGGCCATGTTCTGTGGGGGTAGCCCCGGGCGTCAGGACATCACGGCGGGAGGAATGTGCTTGGAGTCAAGAGAGCGGGTTAGTACTAGCTGCGGGACCCTGTCATTCTGGGTGGTTAAATGGGGAGATGACAGACAGGGAGGCTCAACATTCTTAGTGCGCAGCCCTTAGTCATCAGCCTCTGCCTGAGGGACCAGACCACGTGATCTCTCGAGGTCCCGCTTCGCTGGAAAATCTCTGCTAAGCTCCAGATGGTTCCAAAGTCCCACTGACTCACTGACCCACACAGAGACGTGCAGCAGAGAAGCCGGAGGAAGGAGCCAGTTCCTGGAACTGGCATCGAGGACGTGGTCTTGGTCCCAAGGGACACACTGCCCCTGCCTCCTCCGGAGGCTCTCTGGCCATGGAGCGGCCCCTCGCTAGGCTTCCAAGCGAGCGAAGGGGTCCAGGCAGGCTTTCGGGCGTTGCCAGAATCCTTGGTCGGGCCATCCTAGGGGTTGGAAGATAAGTTTCAGTGCTCTCTTGTGCTTTTCCTGGCACCACCTTGGAAGTGAATCCTCTTTCCTTGAAAACAAGGAAAAACACTTAAGCACCATCGGCCCGAAGTGATGCCAGAGTGTGGCACTGCCCGCGGCATTCTAGCCTGCCCTGGAGCCTGCCCTTGCCCTGCTTCACCGGCTCTCTGGGACTGTTCTTCGATTTCCAGTTCCTCAGAAGTTTGCTTCCTTTTAGTGATCTCTtcgttccttcctttcccctgctGTGCTCGTCACTTTCCTTCTCATCGTTGCCAGGCGGGCAGGCACTCACCCACCCGGCCACCACCCAAGTAGGAGATGCCACTGGAAAGGCATAGTTGGTAGCTGGAGTGTGAGACACAGGCCAAACTTGGGTTTCCCCTACAAGGAGGTGAGCCTTGAAGCTgtgggagagaaggagatggccCAGGGAGGGCATGAGGAATAGAGGGCCACAGAAGGGCTCACACACACGCCCCTGGCATTGCTAGCTCACTCTCACTCTGGGGTTTGAACTGATCTTTTTGAGCTTCACAATGACCTTGTGAGATACCAATGAActatcttacagataaggaagttgaGGCTCCAAGAACAGGGCCCAGACACAGCTTCCAAGGTTAGAAGGAGGATTGGAATTCAGATCCCGACTCCGTAGTCCCGTCCTCTTGCCATTACACCTCACTGCCCCCAAACATACTCTTCAAATAAATCAGCCAGTAAACGATGTTTTTGCTTTCTCAGGGGCTGTAGGACTCGGGCTAAGGAGGACCTACTCCTGAGCCAGCTCAGGCTCAAGTCCCGAGCTGGTACTTCTGAGGTTGTCTCCCTTTTCTTACCTTCCGTTGCTCTCTAGGCTCTTCCTGTTTCCCCCATGTTGCTTGTATATTTCCCTGGGCTACCGCACGTGTCTCCAGAGGATTGGATCTTTCCAGCTGTCTTAAATAGCCTCTTAGAATGGTGTGAGTAGGCAGGGTTGGCTTTCAGGGACATTGGCATCCCTACTAGGCCCTTTTTCATTCCTCTGGGGGCTGCTCCGGTCTCCAGGGCAGTTGGCTGACCTCGTCAACCACCGCCACCCAGACATGTTGTGAGCGGGTAGACTTGAGCAGCCGCCACCAGCACCGCCATCGGCATCTTGGTCCCGTCTGGCTCTTGTCTCTGCTGCCTATGGTTTTCCTGCTCTCTTCCCTATGGCTCGGTGCTCTCACCTTGCTGCTTTATTGGATACAGGTTTGCTTTGGGTATCTGGGTCAGGGCCTGACGCTTTGGCCTTTGCTGTGCTGTAAATTGGACCTTCCACTGGACGGGCTGGCACTGACTTGAGGACAATCACGATACCTCCACACCAGCGGTGTCTCTGGCCCAGGGAGCAGATGGGGATTGTGCAGAAGGTGGGCCATGGCCAGAGGGgcgggggagagagagagagagagagacgtgGCTGGAGTggagacagaagaggaaaagaagagagggggcCAGGGAGCAGAGAGGCAGAAGCACCAGGATGAGAGCCGAGGACGCTGGCCAGAGAGCATCGTGCAGTAGGGCTCAGTTCATCGGGCCAGGATGCTCCGAAGGAGGCCCACCCGACAGAACACTCAACCTCCTCAGTTCTCCAACTGTGGTCTCGGGACCCCTTTACGCTCTTCAGATTGAAGGGCTTTTGATTCTCTGGCGTATATTGACTGTATTAGAAATGAAAGGTCTTAGTCCAGTCTTTGAAATGGTCTCAGAGACTCGCCGGGATCTCCGGACCATGTTTGAAGAACCGCAGTGCCACGTGAATGGgattggggggtggaggggtggaaGGACAGTGAGGCCAAGGCAGGATGCCACGTGGGCCAGTACAGAGCTGGACACTAAGAGGTTTTGCTAGGTGGGAAAGAACACGGGTCCCAGGGAGCAGTCCAGGTATGGGGGCCAGATTGGGTGGCTGGGTGCTGCTGACAGAAGTGACCAAATTGATCTTTTTCACTGGTCTGCCTTGGCCCAGACCTGCCGAGAAGCCCGAAGTCCAGGAGGAAGGCTGTGGCCTTTGTGGAGGCCCAGGCAGTTTGATTCCCTGAACAGGCTCTTTCTGCAGGCTCTTCCCTCAGACTTTCTGCAAACCCTGTTTTCCTCCCAGCTCAGAGGTCAGGTCAAGTTGTGAGAGTGGTTCTTGGACTCTCCTACATCTCCCCTTGGCAACGGCAGCCATTCCTAGACCCATTTTTCAGATTAGTGAAGTGAGGTTCCGGAGTGTTAAAGcaggttgcccagggtcacgcagagGTGCGTCAAAGGCGTGTCAGACTCCTCAGTAGACTTGCGGTGTGTATGTCTGTCTTCAGTTAAAGATCCAGAGCCAGGGAATTCCAGAGGAGCTGAAATGTCTCCAGCTCATCAGCAGCCTGCAGGAGAACCCCAAACTGGAGGAACTGATAAACAACCAGACCTGCCTCAAGCTCATGAGCAGCATCAAGTCCTACGTGGGCTCGGTGAGTGGCCTGGGGGAGAAGCCACCTCCCTTTCCGACCCTCTGTCAGTCAACACATAGACCATGTGCCAACCGCCGCCCTCCCATCCTTGACCGCCTCCGAAGCGGGCGGGGACTCTCATCTATACTTTCTAGTCTTCTTCCACGTTACTCTCCATGCAGCCAAATTGGCCTCCTCACACTGGGGACACTTGGCCTCCAACCCATGCCTTTGTACTCACTGTAGTCCCTCCTTCCTTCAGCCTCTTGGCATCATCCCTGGCCGCCTTCAGGACTCAGCTCAAGGCCCACCTTCTGCAGGTGTTGCTTCGTATAGATGGGAGTCCCCTCCCGCTGTGGAGGCGGCCAAGGATGGGAGGATGGCGGTTGGCACATGGTCTGTGtgttgcctgcctgcctgcctgcctttgGAGAGCTCCGCTCAGGCCCCTCTCACGCCTGCTCCCTTTCCCCCCAGGTGACTGAAAACCTTCTGCGCAGGAGTTTCCAGAAAGGTGAGCAGATTCTCTGAGGCTTCAGCGCCAGCCCCCTTAGAGAGATCCTCAGAGCgccagctagtgtttctagagaACTTGGAGCTTGGGAGCTCGTTTGAGCCTCAACACAACGCGGGGGAGGTGGGTCCCgttcttatccccatttgacagataaggaaactgaggcaggcagctgttacgggacttgcccaaggttacttaGCTAgggagtggctgaggctggattcgaattccagtcttcccaactccaggaccaCCAGTGTGAAACGGTCGCTCCTCCTAGGGAGCTGCCATGCTAATACCCGACACATTTTATTCAGGATCTCTGCAGACGAACGAGTGCAAGGGAGTGAGGGAGGGCAGGAGAGCAAGAGAGCAAGAGAGGATTCCTCTAGAAGCTGCTGTTTGAACTGTCTTAAAGGAGATGGCAATGGGCGAGGGCCATGGGGGGGGTGGAGGCCGGAGCTCCTCCAGAGACGGCCGGTGTCCACAGAGCAGCGATCCGGGTGGGGGCCCTGCAGTGAGGCTTTGGAAAGGGAGCTCGGAGATTCCAATGCCAAAGAGCACTTTCTATTGGACTGCCACTGGGGTTTGtcaaggaggggaggaagggggccATTTCAGGAGcccaggggagaggtgatgaggCCCCGCTTCAGGATGGCAGCGAGAGGGGAAAGGACACAGGAGAGGCAGTTTGTGGGGAGAAATGGCGAGGCGTGCCGTTTCCTCGTGCCGTTCCCTTGAGGCCTTTCACTGACCTTCTCCCTAGTGGTGCCCTTAAAGGCGGTGGGCCCCGAGGACTGGGAGTCAAGGGGAGCTggataactctgggcaagtcacttaaggtcATCTGGAAAACAGACCTTATCATGAATGCATAGAGATAGCTCCCCAGCTCCCAGGCTTGCTGCAGGACTGCCAGGCAAACACACGCCAGGAATTCTGAGTAGGAACAAGGAAGGGGAGGGGCTGCCTCTTCACCTGGGACTTTGGCTCAAGGTCTCTGGGTCATCTCACCTGAGGAGACGGACCGggaagttctctccctccccccctcccctttgAGCTTTGGCCCTTCAGATCTCCTCCTGCCCAACCTGAAAAAgggagttggggtgggggaggccaTTCTCTGGGCCTGGAGGGGTGAGGGGGCATGTCATAAATAGCCTCCGCTCTTTTATCTCCAGCTCTTTGTCACTCACTTTTTCTGCAGGTTTGACCAGTAACTCTGCCAGCATGGAGGGGCAGCCACCGATGACGCCCCCATTCTCCCTCGGAGCCCAGCCCTCGGCCCACATCACCCTCATCCCCTACGGCTCAGCCAGTGTGGGTGAGTGCAGGCCTAGAGGCTCGCCAGCCAGCCTTGCCCCCTGAGCCTCTGCTCTGCCCGGTCCCCAGAAGAAAGGGCCCTAGCAGCAAGCCTCCACTTTTTACTTGTAGAAAGAACATAGGCGGCTAGCGTACCAGCCAAGAGCACCCCACTGCACACACTCCCTGGGGGCACAAGaggccctctctctctctttcccagtgCTTCGGTCCAAAGGTATGAGGGCCTCAGGCAATGGATATTCCCTTGGCACCCAGTCAGTGGAGGAGACAGAGGTACAAACAGGGTCCCAGGAGTGAGACATTTCCCCTTGTCTGCCTGGGCCTCAGTTATCTCTTCTGTAACAAAACCCAAGGAGattaggtagtgtctgaggcctctTCTAGCTCTCGGCTCTGTGTCCTAGTATTAGGGTGCTCTAAGGTTCCCATCTGCCCTGATGACGGACACCCTAGGAGCTGCGATGCCATGTAGTGTGTGCCAAGTGCCCAGTCAGAGAAGCTGAATGAAAAATGGGCGAGTGAGACCCCTGGAAGCCGTGATTATCCGAGGGGCCTTCGCAGAGCTCCTATTGGGTGCTCAAGCTGGGATGGAAGGCTGCCCACATGTAAAGAGCAGACAGTGCCCAAGGGGCCTCGAGGCCTGTTCAGCCTTCTAAGAATCTTGGCATGTAAAATCTGGAATTGGACCGATtcaggaaacagactcagagaggccAAGCAAGTTGCCCAAGGTGTCACGAAGCTAGTAAGTGGCGGGAACCAAATTTGGCTGGGCGTCCAGGAGCACTCCAGACACAGAATGGCATAAGCAAAGACCTAGAGGTGGGAGTGCATTTAGAAGTGGGAGAGAGCTTCGAGGGGACCATCTGGGGCAAGAGGAGGGGGCAGGTAGGAAAATAATGGCTGAGAAACCCGGTGAGGGCAGCCTGGGGCCAGACACTCATGAATTTATGCAGCAGCTCGTTGGGATCCATGGACACAACCACGAGTGGAGTGGAGTGGCCACAGGAAAGAGCTTGGCATctcctggcacgtagtaggcatttaataaatattcattgaattgaatcaaaggAATGTCTTGGGGAAATTAGGCTGCTTTGGAAGTGGCTAGATCAAAGGTCTCTGGATACCTGGGTTCATATGCCAGTTCTGCCTGGGGAGCCACCTCCTCCCTTTCAGGTACTCCAGTGCTTCCCCTGCAAGATGCGGGGCTTGGACCAGCTGGCccctaaggacccttccagcccTGCATGCCTCAAAGCTTGGCCCGGAAGTAAGAGGCAGATGGgagaaatggaaagggagagatagGAGATGGGCGAGCTGCTGCTGAGGGTGACAGAGCAGTTTGGCTAGCTGGCTG
Coding sequences within it:
- the LOC123254531 gene encoding tumor necrosis factor ligand superfamily member 10-like, whose product is GSWLTSSTTATQTCCERVDLSSRHQHRHRHLGPIEGLLILWRILTVLEMKGLSPVFEMVSETRRDLRTMFEEPQCHLKIQSQGIPEELKCLQLISSLQENPKLEELINNQTCLKLMSSIKSYVGSVTENLLRRSFQKGLTSNSASMEGQPPMTPPFSLGAQPSAHITLIPYGSASVGNLKHLGELPQSCRYPLYNWESGGLLSHLRNVTFKAGVLRISQGGKYYVYSQVYFRYPAEEGEGAQAMSQQLVQCISRQTAYRQPILLLKGVATKCWAPEAEYGLHTIYQGGLFELEAGDELLVSVSSLAVDDTDGTSSYFGAFRLAV